The nucleotide sequence CTTCCTGATGCATTTGTGCTGTTTGGGTTTCACCAAATGTGATGcagtgcattatggccaaaaaCTTTGGTTGCATCTGCTGTAAAGACAGATGATGTTAAGATGCaactagggctgctcaattaatcgaattttaatctagattacgatctgggctttcaacgatcattaaaaatgactgagccgattattagcacctccctcgtgctttactctcgcgccgctccgtgtggcaaattgagcgcacctctctgcgtttcgaacacgcgtcgcaacaattaagaggacccgagggaagctcggaaagctcggaaagctaagcagaagttattcagagaggagaggataatggctgctgaagaaagaatgccgttggttgaaaagagaggtaaaacgacttcagtggtgtggaaacattatgggttcgcggagtcagacgtggatcaagtagacatagtgtgtaaactttgctacggtgtcgtagctgcaccacagagcaacactacaaatttattcaaTCATTTGAAGACCGCTCACAAAGTGACATACGATCAAACAATGAAGGAACATAGAGAAAAACTCTTGACAACACCTGCTTCATCCTCACAGACCTCCATTCACGCTACCCTGTACAACGCGACTAAATATCCCACCAGCTCCCAGAGACACAAGGAGATAACAAACGCGGTAATGTTTTTCCTCGCCAAAGACCACTGCTCAATTAACCTCCTAGGTCCTGGCGTCcacacatcacattttgggctatttagaccaaaatactcaattttgctctacaagggcctgatatccatgtaagaggacattatactgctactgctCTATTGAAATTTTtaacgaatatcctcatatgtggctctcatttttcttagacacaaaaatcaggtaaaaaaaaacaaaaaaaaactggcaattccttgtttttacattcaccAGGTCCCattatgcccaaatatcaaagagaaattaaaaatgcatgccatggaagagttcgggttTTAGGAGATTAACACAGTGAACAACCAGtattatgcagtattttgaagttcactaaacatagatgtttacatttttcatttattttttatattgcaaacatttgcactgttatcagtatttgcacactattttatattattttttgacatctttaaagccattattcaatacattgttactgttaaataaatattgtcaaataattgagatctcaatttcagtgaaaataattgtgattatcatttttgccataatcgagcagctctagatgcaactttgcaaaccaaaactgtgctgccattctctttttagagagaataAACTTTCTTTTTAACGTGACATATATATGAGTTATGTGGTGAGAGAAGAGTAGGTGCAAACCTCTGAAGGTGAAGGATTACGAAAGCCAGCGTGTCTCTGTTGGGCTGTGGCAGGTCACCAATGGTTTGGTACATCAGAGCTATGCTGTTGTCGTCATCTGAAATTTCTGTGGGAGAACAAGGAAAACAAATTTTTCAGTACAGACCAAGAAATAGGGTGTTGTGACTTCTGTGGATTTATTAGCAGCTAGAAGGAAAATGCATCTGACTACAGTagaaaacaaacactaaaaaGGCTAACAGACTTAGAGATcaatcttttgtttttgctccagGCAAATTCCCACCAGAGGTTTCCATCACTCatcaaaacaaatcacaaatgtAAAGCAAAAGCACTTATGAAATCTGTATTTAATCATGTGTTGGATAAATTGCTTAACTTTCAACACTGCAGTTATTTCAAGTAGACATTGCTTTGTGCCAAAACCCTAGACGAGTAAACACACACTTACCAGCTGCGTCCATGAAGGCACGGTTGAGGCGGAAGGTGAGAAGAGGCTCCTTGAGGTTCCTCAAAAAGTCCTTTAGGAGACCAGTGACGGCATGGATATCATCCACCTTACTGAGCACAGGAACAGTTTTGCTACGGAGAAACTTTTCCTTCAGCTCCTTCACAGTGCGCTCAGCACCAGAAAGACGGTACAGTCCAGCCTGGGTAaggggaaaaacattttttatctgGATTATACTGATATTGTTTCTAGGGAAAATTACTGTAGCTGTTATCTGTAATGTACTGTTTGATATGAAGGGGCACCTCTGCAGCAAGGTACTAAAATCCAGAAACAAGAGGTCTTGAATAATAAGGCCCCAACTTATCTTAGACACCCCATAGTACCATATCAGCCCAATAGAGCACTTTACTCTTATACTGTAGGCTTAGTTATGGTTCCTAGGGCTGGGAGGAAAAgcctttcaggcccctcttctgtggaaaagCTCCCAGTCTGAATTAGGCTGGATTTTTTTTGATAGACCTGATAGCttgggctggatcaggtgattGAACTCTCCCTTAGTTATCCTGTCTTCCCCCATCACTCCCAACTGGTCGTgtcagatggctgcccctcccaaTGCGTGATTCtgtctgaggtttcttcctgttaaaagggaatttttcattcccactgttgccaagtgcttatTTATAAGGCATTGTCCAATTGTTGGGgatttctctctattattgtagggtctttatctttCAATATAAAGTGTCTTAACTCTGTTATTGTTTTGATTTAGCACTATGTGAATAAAAAGACAACATCCCCAGGACATTTGCTAGCTCTGATTTCCTTAATTTTCTGCCTTCCTCTTTCACCCTTTCATAGAAATGGTTCAACTAAATATTTACTGATAATCAAAGAACAGCACATGAAATCACACATCAGAGTAGCTacaagcaataataataataatgcatttaaATTAGAACAATAACAAAACAGCTTAATCAGATTGTATTAGCAGATCTGTCGGTCAGACTTTAGCTCCATTTCCACATTAATTTTGGCAAAATTTCTGCAAATAAGAGACTTTAATGAGTCCACAACTCATCTTGTTAAGATAAAGGATatctaataaaaacagaaaaggcaCAAGTGACTCGGGTAGGAAAAGCCAACATTTTTCACATGAAATTGATAGTTATGCACAAAAAAAAGCAAGTAAGACAAGTGCTAAATAAACAACCCAGAAAGAAGAGATGGCAGCAAAGTCAAACAGCAATCAACAGATCTGGAGCCCTTCCATAGCCCAATTACAAATTTAAGCTCCCAGTAACAGATTGTAAAATCTTAGTTACAGCTCTGTCTCAGCTTAAGGGGAAGACATTAAAAATAACTACTGGGGCTTGAGGCTTTACTGTTCTTCACATTTCTGCATAATATTAGGACAGTGAAATAGCACTCACTTCATGCAGTCCCCTTTGCTCGATCTCACTGATACAGTGGACCACAATGGGAGGGATCATGGGTGATGTGTCTGGGACGTAGTCTGCGAGAACAccctgagaaaaacaaaaaacaaagacagtatATGGGTTAAGCAGCCAGAACTGTGATTAAATTTCAGTAGATCCACCTGCACATGTAGAGTAAAAATCTTATTACATACCTCCCCAATTCTGACTGGTGTGCCACCCAGGTTGGGGATGCATGGTAGAGGGCAGCGCTCACGACACTCGGGGTGCGAGACCACCCTGCAGTCCCTGCACTTCAGTGAAATCTTGCCGAACTTGATCCTCTTTCCACAGGGCACACAGGATTCAGGCTTAATGACCTATAAAGACATTCCACAGGAGACTGTGAAGTTATCTACCATATATATGCAGCTAAAGAAGCAGAGACACTTTGTTTAATGGCCTGCATAAATAGGGATACAAATGAGCAAACAACATTGTCAATATGGAtgccaacatttttttttgaaGCGCAGGGCTGGGTAATTTATTTCCCAAAGGGCCGCAAGAGAAACTGGGACTATTGTTGAGGGGGGCACCAATAAGCTGAACTCAATTCTgctcaatattaattttatctCTTCATAAGCATGTTAGTGCGGGTCCCCACAATAGCCCCAGTCTCTCATGTGGCCCCTTGGGGAAATTAATTGTGCACCCTTGCTACAGCGACACCAAATTAagtcaataaaaaaaagaaataatttaaCATATTCAATTCTTAAAATATAGAAGTAAATATCCCTTTTAATTTTTCACCCATTGCTGTATAAGGGCAAAACATATTTAATTTGGAGATAAAGAAAGCCCTCCTTTGATCCGAAAGGAAAATGTGCTTTTCTAGTCCCATTCAGTCAGTGCTGTTCTTTCGCATTAATGTCATTCTTACAGTTTTGGAGACAAACTCATGAAGGCGGACGCCTCCATTGCTTTGTGGAGTACTAGGCGCAGCTTTCATCTCTCCCTCAGGGTTGGCAGGCTGCTTGAAGACATCCTCAGACTTGACAGATTCAGAGTCCCATTCCATAGCAGCTGAACAGGAGAGATAGAAAATAAATACCTGCTTGTAAAATAGCACAAACCTTCATCATGCAGTTCTGAATCACCGCTGCTGCATAATGAAGTTTTTTCAACACATCCAACATTGTTTCTCCATTAAATTATGTGTTATTACTTTTGCTAAAACCCAACAGAGCCCCATGTTGTTATCTTGTTAGCCAAGTAGATAATTTTACTTACTGAAGAACAAAGTTAGCTGGATGAGACTAAGCACAATCATTTGAGCAGGCTGGAATATAACTCCAGCATAGATAAGCCACATATAAAAGCAGTGTTTAAGGTCCACAGATATTTTAGCTATATACTACCTCATAACAGACATCTTACCAGTCTTTCTCCTGCTGCGGGTCCAGTATGGAACAGTCTCAATGGTAGAAACCGCCTCAACAGATCCTCCATTTGCAGGAACAGTCACTGTGGTCTTTGTCACAATGGCCTCATTTCCCTGTCACAATACATAAGAACAGTCAGAATAACCAAATACAGCCAAACTACATCAGGGCACAACAATGAGCTGCAAGACTTGGCTGCAATCTGCCATCAGCATTTGGCTGCCAAAGCTAACAAAAACGATGAATGATAAAGATCATGTATGATATATGAAAGCAATACCCAGAGCTAAATGAATAACCTACCATCTCTGAAGTTTTTCCTGTTGATCGAGACCTTTTGGAGGCAGCTGGAGGACCATCAATATGATTTCTCGAGGAGCGCTAAAATCAAAACAGAACTTTAACACTCATTTCCATTACATATAAAACAATGTCATCACTTCTCAAAtttgaaaaagaagaagtaaCACACCCTTTTTTCTCGTTTCTTGAGTCGCACTGTCCTCACAGTGGAGGAATCCCAATCCTGTCAAGATCAAGCATATCATTAACAgatttcaattattttcattgaTACCTACAGGGACAACATCCACAACAATCTGGTATCTACAATGTATTAGTGTGTGCAATTTCTCAGGAAACACTTCACCTTATATGTCAAAATTAAATGGGAGAAGGAAGAAAATATAACACCAACAAATGAGGATTGCTCAAATGTATGTGAAATAAATGTTAGCACCTCCAGTCGTAGCCAGTGGAGAGAATTTTCATGAATTTGACATTGTAATTATAAACTGGCTGACCACTATCATATATTTTGGAAATGTTCAGCAGTCCAACCTTACTGCTCAGAGATAGTATCACAAATTGAAGACACTAAATTTGAGAATGTGGCTGGCCTTGTAAAAGAAATGTATGAAATGgaaaaggaatgaaaagagtTTGTAGAGATACATTTCAGAAGTATTGATTAAAATGGCTGTTATATATGAACAGCAGTTTTAGATGGGGAGAAGATGGACTGATAATTATATAATAACTATATCATATTAGACAATTCTTCCTGTGGTAACTATAGTTTGAACACTGTGCACTGTTCATAATCAATTTTTTTTGCGTGAACATGTGGCTTCATCTGGGGTCTGGAAGGACTCGATGGACTAGTCTGGACttccattcattttattttgttgattttCCACAGGTGCGTGGGTAGACCCCTGGGATTAATTCAAAAAACAATCGCTATCATGTACTTAACTAGTTACTGTGTGCTTCATGTAGTACCCCTGGTGACCTGTTTTGATCTGCTCTGTTTTGTGAAGTCTGTTTGCTTCTTTGAAATGCAGTgataaaaataaagttcaaaaaacgataaaataacacagtaaagcagtaatacaataaagcacacagtaactgtgtgcTTTATTGTATTACCTACCCCTGGTGACCCATTTTGTTTTGCTCTGTTATGTCTGCTCCTTTGAAACAAAGtgataaaaataaagttaaaaaaaaaaggtttcagaattaaagtgggttttttttcatacattcaAGTTCTAACATGTAAAAGAGAAACACTTACAAGAGAGTCATCCGTTTTGTCATAGCTGATATCTGACAAGATGGAGCCTGATTCATCTATCGTCATCAGCCTATCAAGAGCAAAAGAAAAGTATGCATTAAGTCAGCTAATGCTGTTCTTTTACTCACATGTGTCCCACCTAACTCAATAGCTGATTCAAAACTAAGTAGTAACGCAGTCAAAAGGCTGAAATGTTTACTTTAAGAGTCAGATGTACCCATGTGTAAGAGAAAGTACCTTAAAATTAAACAATCAGTGCTCTTTACATCAAACAGCTTGAATTTAACATAAAACATCTTGAGTTACTTACCTTCGGCTGGTATTAAGGTTGGCTGTTGTCTGACAGTTTGTGTTCAGGAAAGCCAGAGCTGAGCGCTGTTCTGCACTCAACTGGATGCTGTTACTGGATCCCTCACTGGTCAAGAGGTCCCGGATCAACTGAATTTGACGGTCCTGTATCATAGAAATCCAAGCATGACACAAAAATGAGTCAATTGAAATCACACTGTAGCCTAATTAACACCAACAACAAACAAGGGTTGGCAATGAGGGTCCAGTCATCGTTCCTACCAGTGTCTCACAGTCAGCCTCAGCCTTTTGTCTGCGCCGTATCTCCACGTCTACTTGGTTGCGGGCATGTTTCAGTTTGACCTCCAAGGATCCCCTCTCAGTCTCCGTTTTTCTCAGCATCTCTTTGCATGACCCCAGTTCATGCTCAGTCTTTAGCCATTTGCGACGGCAGTCATCAAAGTTTTGTGCCATCTGAATAAAGTCTAGGGGGGGAAATGGGAGCATTAGTATAGTCTATAGGGGCCTGAAGTGCCTGTGTGAATTAACAGAAGGTAAAGACAACAGAAACTGTAGCCATAATATACTCACTGGGTTCAATGTTCTCACTGAGAAGGTCAACTTGCGTCCTCATCTTCTCATATAAGCTCTGGAGGTTCAGCACCGCAGTCTCCATGGTGTCTTACAATTTAAGGCCCTCTGagaagaaatacattttaaagttcAACCACACAGAATACCGTGGATTATCCAGATTTGCTAGCTGCCTTTCATTTTTTGcaagtatttaaacaaaaatagatAACTTGCTGTATTTGTATGCTCACGCAAATATGTGTTTGCCGTTATGTTGAACGGGCGTgcttattttgcttttcttctgaCGCCAGGAAAGACGTACACTAAACTCTACAAACCGCACACTGGATAACCAACATGGCGATTACGATAGGTCCAAGTTTAGCTGGTGTATCTCTTCCATTTGCAAGCTTCAGAAAGCAACAGTTACCTACATACCTGGAGAGGTGTTGTACAAAAAAGCCTTTCGGTGATATTTAGCCACCACACTGCTCTTTTtccgtttcctttttttttttttagctgttagCTTTTCGAACCTTTGTACGCATCCTTCCGCAGCTACAGCCACACTGAGCGGGTTGCATTTCAAATTTCACCGCTACCCAATGAGAGATGAAGACGGCTCGGGTGTGAACGCAAAAATAGATGCAACTTCCGTGTttgtattttcaaaataaacctcCCGTAACGGCCAGTCGCTTCACAGGTAAGCGAGAAGATTTGCGTCAGAATGGGTAGAACTGTTTATAGATCCAGTGTTAACCCTAATGATAATACATTTAATACTTAGCAAACAAATAAGCAAACAAATTTAGAacaaagaagaaatgaaaataaaaactaatactTCCGGTCATATCTTTCAAAATAGAGACCCGTTTTTTTTCCGCCAAGAGCACGTAAGTGGAAAAATAACGATTTCCGAGTTTGGACTGTTAATGCCGTTATGCTGCGGCTGTCAAAACACAGACACTCTATAAAACATATACTGTTCATGCTACCAAGTATTGTGGCCAGAATCTGCAGGGCCATGGATACACCAAAAACTATAATAACCATCCTTAACCTGTTTGTGTCCAACAGAGGTCATAATTCAattcaagttttgtttttttgtttttttaatatagcacCAGTTCGCGACAACAGTCGCTTTATACCGTAAAGTAAAGACCCTATAgctttctggaaaaaaaatcccccaaatcAGGCAGCCCAATATGTGCAAgcacttaaaagaaaaaaaaacaactcccttttaacaggatgaaCCCTCACGCACAACCAGGATCACAGCAGGGCAGCTAAGAATTTTCACTGTATATCAAACTCTTCCGTGTCAATTTTTGATTATTGCTTTGCTTAaaattatatattaatataattatatattttaatgtttttagagCATAACGTCCCAAAGGGCTTTCACTTAGactatgtttatttttttatgcataatttattattaaaaaataatttaataagcCTATAAAAATAACTATTGTCACCTTATAAtatgtgtatttttgtattCAACAGGAGTGCAAATAGTGTCACTTTTTCCATGTTAAATGTGTTCTATTAACACAAACTTCAGAAGGACATTGCAAAATATTTGACACCGaccccccaaaacacacatcctTAACGATTCCAATCATAATTTTAAAGCAATATTATTCTTCTGTGGCCATATTATATTCATAATTGTGTATGAGCTAGTCAGGTTATGACAGATGGGCTAAATGTGTCCATATAAGGGTCCTTGCCTATTGTGGTACTCCTTATATTAAAAAAGGCGTTCACTGCTCTTTAACTTACTTATAGAGGCAATAGTCACGCTATTAAATTATGGCACTAACCTTTGCCTGTGCTTTTCATTTAATCTGGCTTACATCACCTCCAACATGTTTTATTGTCTTATAATTACGCATTTTAAAGGGGGACTGGAAAAGCTGAACAGCTGGTGTCGCCGACGGTTGTATTTACATGCCCAACAATATTTTATCATGATTAATAGCCTAAAAGCAATGAGTGAATGAACGAAAGGTACCCAACCAGAGAGAAACTGAGGCGGAGAGAGACGTTTAGAGGGAGCGGGTTGGGTGGGTGTGGGGAGGGGGACCACCAGCCCACCGAGGACAAACTTGCGAGAAGCAGAGGATGCAGAAAAGGCTCCGCAAGACAACAGTGCAGCAGCTCGGCGAGTTTTGAGTCTACAGAGGCAGAGCAGCGCTTGCAGCGGATAACAATGATTGCAACAACTCAACAAAACATGACCACGGAGCTGGTATGtgtgcatcttcttttgttttgtccgcacttttttttctcttttctttctttttagatTCAGAgcacgtgtatgtgtgtgagagaaggGGGCTGTTTTGTGATGTGCAGTGAGGAATTGGTGTTTTTGCCTTTTCGCCCGTTCACACTTTTCTTCGTCAATATCCATCACCTGGACAGGCTTGACTCTGTGCACTGCGGTGCAGGCTGGGGTAACGTCCGGTCTTTGTCACTCCTACATTGTCTTTCTGTCCCATGCAGACTTTTTCAGCAAAATATCTGCACCAGAAACAATGCCCATTCCTCCAACAGTCAGACGTGAGAATTTGTTCTAAGAGACTGTCCCCTCCAGCATGGACCTGTACAGTGATAAAGAGACAGCCTGCGCTGTATGATTGATCAGCCCTCTGCTGCATAGATGTGTTGTCAATGAGCAAAGATTATGAGACAGTATCTTCtttttacactttaaatcctTGCTAGTTATGACACATACTCCAAAATATCTGTAATTCTGATTCCATACAACTTCCCTATTCAAATGTAGCATTCATGTATTTTCATGAGTAGACAGTTTTGCCTCTAAACAACTTGTGAGCTCACTGATATGCATTTACATGAAATGTTATTGCACA is from Oreochromis niloticus isolate F11D_XX linkage group LG20, O_niloticus_UMD_NMBU, whole genome shotgun sequence and encodes:
- the racgap1 gene encoding rac GTPase-activating protein 1, with protein sequence METAVLNLQSLYEKMRTQVDLLSENIEPNFIQMAQNFDDCRRKWLKTEHELGSCKEMLRKTETERGSLEVKLKHARNQVDVEIRRRQKAEADCETLDRQIQLIRDLLTSEGSSNSIQLSAEQRSALAFLNTNCQTTANLNTSRRLMTIDESGSILSDISYDKTDDSLDWDSSTVRTVRLKKREKRRSSRNHIDGPPAASKRSRSTGKTSEMGNEAIVTKTTVTVPANGGSVEAVSTIETVPYWTRSRRKTAAMEWDSESVKSEDVFKQPANPEGEMKAAPSTPQSNGGVRLHEFVSKTVIKPESCVPCGKRIKFGKISLKCRDCRVVSHPECRERCPLPCIPNLGGTPVRIGEGVLADYVPDTSPMIPPIVVHCISEIEQRGLHEAGLYRLSGAERTVKELKEKFLRSKTVPVLSKVDDIHAVTGLLKDFLRNLKEPLLTFRLNRAFMDAAEISDDDNSIALMYQTIGDLPQPNRDTLAFVILHLQRVADSLDTKMDISNLSRVFGPTIVGHAVPNPDPMTILQDTKRQPKVVERLLALPVDFWAQFVMAAENKQPKLEHLIIENANCYATPERAGVSILGPLTTPEHQLNKTPSSSSLSQRMKSSLTPRFGSRSKLAEGFSRQGKFFSSPLLK